A section of the Spirochaetota bacterium genome encodes:
- a CDS encoding polysaccharide biosynthesis/export family protein — MNYHISFLLIILYPLTIFSIIGSAETNKGAVPYTVGIGDIIEIKISEPEESTDRVIVSPDGLITVPYIGSVRVEGWTIKQIKEYILKKLSDGYLNYPIISVYLIESRSRKFTISGQINKPGTYTLGEKTTVLKAISIAGGFTKFGSSSRVKVLRPRKGRPGYNTIKIDLKSVMNGNSDADIMVQPGDIIVVSSSLF; from the coding sequence GTGAATTATCATATTAGTTTTTTATTGATTATATTATATCCCTTAACAATTTTTTCTATTATAGGTAGTGCTGAGACGAATAAGGGCGCAGTCCCATATACCGTTGGAATTGGAGATATTATTGAAATAAAAATATCAGAGCCTGAAGAGTCTACAGATAGAGTTATTGTCTCACCTGATGGTTTGATTACTGTTCCCTATATTGGAAGTGTTCGTGTTGAAGGTTGGACTATTAAACAGATTAAAGAGTATATATTGAAAAAATTATCCGATGGTTATTTGAATTATCCGATTATTTCAGTTTACCTAATTGAATCACGAAGCAGAAAATTCACAATTTCTGGTCAGATAAACAAACCAGGTACCTATACTCTAGGTGAAAAAACCACTGTTCTAAAGGCAATTTCTATTGCGGGAGGATTTACAAAATTTGGTTCATCAAGTCGTGTCAAAGTACTCAGACCCAGAAAGGGAAGGCCAGGGTATAATACAATTAAAATAGATCTCAAATCAGTGATGAATGGAAACTCAGATGCAGACATTATGGTGCAGCCCGGGGATATAATCGTAGTATCGTCGTCACTCTTTTAA
- a CDS encoding Wzz/FepE/Etk N-terminal domain-containing protein: protein MGNNTNANEFTLRDLLSIIFRQKVIIFITIFVVMLTSIIGLQLQTPMYESYVKMLISGEKQVVSPYYRDLTGSSRSLIARTQSEIVKSRPVLERAVRALKLHERPVDYEKRFCSDLKKYLIDYRLKKLNEKLVELNPVERREVAFRRAEQYLKRNIEVESIRDTNLFIIKVKDFSAQRAAEIANVVSRSYCIFDLEQQLAELRIKFGKRHPKVIRLQNNIYHMNETLSGARIDTLSAIGKASVKTVEQANIPFSPTGQSKRIIITLALIMSIFIGIMLAFVFDYINHTFKSPQDIESFLNLPYFGSILNKRLNEEVIIKDAKKESAYTQSYRILSDKLYSTMKQDKLKTILIISAQAHEGTTSIVVNLGFCLSQKLGQKVLIVDANFRYPSIHDFFGFNNESGFVNIFDEEKNDMIHNADPNLSVLSAGKTTNDPVAALGGGGLKKSIRSLKEKYGVVIFDCINLNNSIDAILLSTHVDGVILVVHEGKTRRQVVKNAIEPLVQNKANIIGVILNRRKHVIPKFIYNRL from the coding sequence ATGGGAAATAATACCAATGCAAACGAGTTTACGCTTAGAGATTTGCTGAGTATAATTTTCAGACAAAAGGTAATCATTTTTATCACAATCTTCGTAGTAATGTTAACGTCCATAATTGGATTACAATTACAAACACCAATGTATGAGTCATATGTTAAGATGCTAATTTCTGGCGAGAAGCAGGTTGTATCGCCATACTATAGGGATTTGACCGGGTCAAGTAGAAGTCTAATAGCGCGAACACAAAGTGAGATTGTCAAGTCCAGACCAGTGCTAGAACGGGCAGTTAGAGCGCTTAAGCTTCATGAACGTCCAGTTGATTATGAGAAAAGATTTTGTTCAGATCTAAAGAAGTATCTGATAGATTACAGGCTAAAGAAATTAAATGAAAAACTTGTAGAACTTAATCCTGTGGAGAGAAGAGAGGTTGCTTTCCGGAGAGCAGAACAGTATTTAAAGAGAAACATTGAAGTAGAATCAATAAGGGATACGAATTTATTTATTATTAAGGTTAAGGATTTTAGCGCCCAACGGGCTGCTGAGATAGCTAATGTCGTTAGTCGTTCCTATTGCATATTTGATTTAGAGCAACAGCTTGCAGAACTCAGAATAAAATTCGGGAAAAGGCACCCCAAAGTAATTCGTTTGCAGAACAATATCTACCACATGAACGAAACCCTTTCAGGCGCAAGGATTGATACCCTAAGTGCAATTGGCAAAGCAAGTGTTAAGACGGTTGAACAGGCAAATATTCCATTTTCACCTACAGGTCAGTCAAAACGAATTATAATTACTCTTGCTCTCATTATGAGTATATTTATAGGTATAATGCTTGCATTTGTATTTGATTATATCAATCATACCTTTAAATCGCCTCAGGATATTGAATCATTTCTTAACCTGCCATACTTTGGATCAATTTTAAACAAAAGACTAAATGAGGAGGTAATAATTAAGGATGCAAAGAAAGAAAGTGCTTATACTCAATCTTACAGAATCCTCTCAGACAAATTATATTCTACAATGAAACAAGATAAATTAAAGACAATTCTAATTATTTCTGCTCAGGCACATGAGGGGACTACTTCCATTGTTGTGAACCTTGGCTTCTGTTTATCTCAAAAATTAGGTCAAAAAGTACTTATAGTTGACGCCAATTTCAGATATCCTTCAATACACGATTTTTTTGGATTTAACAATGAATCCGGCTTTGTTAATATTTTTGATGAGGAAAAGAATGATATGATTCATAATGCTGATCCTAACCTATCTGTTTTATCCGCAGGCAAAACTACAAATGATCCTGTTGCAGCGTTAGGCGGAGGTGGGTTGAAAAAATCAATTCGTTCACTGAAAGAGAAATATGGCGTAGTAATCTTCGATTGCATTAATCTGAATAACTCAATTGATGCGATCTTGCTCTCAACACATGTAGATGGAGTTATTCTTGTAGTGCATGAAGGGAAAACCCGCCGTCAAGTTGTAAAGAACGCTATTGAACCGCTTGTACAGAATAAGGCAAATATTATTGGTGTAATATTAAACAGAAGGAAACATGTAATTCCAAAATTTATTTATAATCGATTATAA
- the recQ gene encoding DNA helicase RecQ — protein MNNEKYLAMLNILKNVFGFQAFRPNQETIISNIINKRDVFAVMPTGGGKSLCYQLPTMMMNGTTIVISPLISLMKDQVDAALENGISAAYLNSSSTHEEMCDTYRKLRSNILKLLYIAPERYAMQNFIETLRTIPLSLFAIDEAHCISEWGHDFRPDYMSLTNITSLFPHVPIASFTATATSIVQDDIIDKLNLRSPYIVRASFNRQNLFYHVREKIDIEAEIIKFILEHPNDPGIIYRTTRDSVIKLADFLVCHGIKALPYHAGMTMIDRKNNQDAFNNDEATVIVATIAFGMGIDKSNVRYVIHADLPKNIESYYQETGRAGRDGELANCILYYGRGDIPKIRYFIDQITDDKERSIAIEKLNHTIRYALHNVCRRKKLLEYFGEDYPAQNCKACDICVGIIEKIDITIDAQILMSAMMRTGLRFGITYLIDIVTGANTKRIREFGHDKIKTYGAGKDKDKDKRYWRFLVDELLAQEIIYQDGNEYPVLKITKKGYNVLYGFDEVTALKKEEKIEESENTADICIRSYDEVLFERLRLLRKKIADKHDVPPYIIFSDKTLHDMCRYYPTTIIDMRKISGIGEIKLKRYGLDFVNEMKTYLDENPKNNYMGPPPLSTNIVKERVKGETIEKTYQLFKQGLNVEEIAKKRDLVIPTIIGHLEKLIRAGRDIEIDRLIDTDKRKAVEELFSSQLSWELRPIIEYFNNTVSYDEAKIVRAFMQHETSIRISEV, from the coding sequence ATGAACAATGAAAAATATTTAGCCATGTTGAATATTTTAAAAAATGTTTTTGGTTTTCAGGCCTTTCGTCCTAACCAAGAAACAATAATATCAAACATAATCAACAAAAGGGATGTCTTTGCGGTGATGCCTACTGGAGGTGGTAAATCACTTTGCTACCAATTACCTACAATGATGATGAATGGAACCACGATAGTAATAAGTCCACTTATCTCATTGATGAAGGATCAAGTTGACGCAGCTCTTGAAAATGGAATATCAGCCGCTTATCTGAATAGTTCATCAACACATGAGGAGATGTGTGACACATACCGAAAGCTGAGAAGCAATATCTTAAAACTGCTTTACATTGCACCTGAACGCTATGCGATGCAGAACTTTATTGAGACACTAAGAACCATACCCTTATCGCTTTTTGCTATAGATGAGGCTCATTGTATCTCTGAATGGGGGCATGATTTCCGTCCAGATTATATGAGTCTTACCAATATTACATCACTTTTCCCTCATGTACCGATAGCATCATTTACAGCAACGGCCACTTCCATTGTTCAGGATGATATTATCGATAAACTTAATCTCCGTTCTCCCTATATTGTTCGTGCCTCTTTTAATCGTCAGAATCTCTTTTATCATGTTAGAGAGAAGATAGATATTGAAGCAGAAATTATAAAATTCATCTTAGAACATCCTAATGATCCAGGCATAATATACCGCACTACACGTGATTCAGTAATCAAGTTAGCTGATTTCTTGGTATGTCATGGAATCAAGGCACTCCCTTATCATGCTGGGATGACTATGATCGATCGAAAAAATAACCAGGATGCATTTAACAATGATGAGGCGACTGTTATTGTAGCAACAATTGCCTTTGGTATGGGCATAGACAAGTCAAACGTTCGATATGTAATTCATGCTGATTTACCTAAGAATATTGAAAGCTATTACCAAGAGACCGGGCGTGCAGGACGCGATGGCGAACTGGCAAATTGCATTCTATATTATGGTAGGGGTGACATACCCAAGATTAGATATTTTATAGATCAGATAACCGATGACAAGGAGCGATCTATTGCAATAGAGAAATTGAATCATACAATCAGATATGCATTGCATAATGTATGCAGAAGAAAAAAACTTCTTGAATATTTTGGAGAGGATTATCCCGCACAAAATTGTAAAGCCTGTGATATATGCGTTGGTATAATTGAAAAGATTGACATTACTATTGATGCTCAAATTTTGATGTCAGCAATGATGAGAACTGGTTTGCGTTTCGGTATTACATATTTAATTGATATTGTTACTGGAGCGAATACAAAGCGAATACGTGAATTTGGACATGATAAGATAAAAACCTATGGCGCAGGCAAGGATAAGGATAAGGATAAACGATATTGGCGATTCTTAGTGGATGAGCTTCTGGCTCAAGAGATTATTTATCAGGACGGAAATGAGTATCCAGTGCTTAAGATAACAAAAAAGGGATACAATGTTCTATATGGATTTGATGAAGTTACTGCGCTGAAAAAGGAAGAGAAAATTGAGGAATCGGAGAACACTGCAGATATTTGTATCAGATCCTATGACGAAGTGCTTTTTGAACGTCTCCGTCTTCTGCGAAAAAAAATTGCTGATAAGCATGATGTCCCTCCTTATATAATTTTTTCAGATAAAACCCTACACGATATGTGCAGATACTACCCCACAACGATAATTGACATGAGAAAGATAAGCGGTATTGGAGAGATAAAGCTAAAGAGGTATGGCCTAGATTTCGTTAATGAGATGAAGACATATCTTGATGAAAATCCAAAAAACAATTATATGGGACCACCCCCTTTATCTACTAATATTGTAAAGGAAAGAGTAAAAGGCGAAACTATTGAAAAGACATATCAACTTTTCAAGCAAGGACTAAATGTTGAAGAAATTGCGAAAAAACGCGATCTTGTAATTCCTACAATAATTGGACATTTAGAAAAACTGATTAGAGCTGGGCGTGATATTGAAATTGACCGTCTTATTGATACTGACAAGCGTAAGGCAGTAGAGGAATTATTTTCATCACAGCTGAGTTGGGAACTTCGTCCTATTATTGAATATTTCAACAATACTGTAAGTTATGACGAGGCTAAAATTGTGAGAGCCTTTATGCAACATGAAACCTCAATAAGAATTTCAGAAGTCTGA